GGTGTAATGTCTGACATAACTCTTCTCTTCATGTACTAAAAACAGGGAGTATATGAGAAATTTTGCTACTGAAGTAAGGAGGGTGGCCTTGCAACTAATGGAAGCCATACTAGAAGGCCTAGGATTGGGTAAGGGTTACCAGCATGAGAAATTTGAGCAAGGACTGCAGCTAATGTCAGTGAATTGCTACCCGAAAGAATCAGAAGGTGATACAGCGATAGGGCTGGCGCCGCATTCCGATTATGGATTCCTCACCATCTTGTTCACAAGTTGTCGAGGCCTGGAGGTCGTCGACCGCAACAGCAACAGCTGGAAAGTGGTCCAGCCACTGCCACATGCATTGCATGTCCACGTAGGAGACCACATGGAAGTCCTGAGCAATGGCAAAATCAAGACTGTTGTGCACCGAGCTGTTCTGAATCCTGAAGAGGCAAGGATCTCCATGGCCAGCATTAATGGTTTTGCAATGCATGAGAAGGTCTCCAGTGCCAGAGAGCTCGTGAACGAGCAGAATCCTGAAAAGTACAACGCGAGCAGTTTTAATGACTTCCTCGACTATCTCACAAGCAATCTGGACAACAAGCACCGGAACTTTCTTGAGAGCCTTAGGATGCAAGGGGCGTAGCAGGGTATAATCTCCACTCGAAGCACAAAACGATACCTACGGCAGTTTGTCTCTACGCCTACAACCGTTCATCTCTCTATATTACTTTTGATATGAAAGTACTGAAGTTGGTGTGTGTTGTCATGCTGTTTTGGACAAATTATCTGTAATGTTACTTCCGATCTGAAAGTGCtgaagttgttgtgtgttgccatgCTGGTTTGGACAAATTATTAATAATATTACTTTTGATATGAAGGTGCTGAAGTTGTTGTGTGCTGCCATGCTGTTTTCCCCTTTCACCCCCAGTATGTTATTACGAGTTTGTATTATTAGGTAAGGAGAAATCCAAGATGTAAACTTTATCTAGTAAGGTACTGTATGCTGTTAGTTGGCCATTTGACTTCAAGTTTCCACGGTGCGCATGAATGAACTACAGTATTTCTCACTTCTAATGCTGCGACACCTTATCAGCAAGGTTGGACATATAACGCGCAATTTAGAATCAGTAAGAACAAGATTGGATTGCGGGGTTCCTCCGTGGATGGATGGGTCTGGAAACAAAATCGAAATGGAGGGCGGAGATGGGGAGGAAACTGCTACCGAACAGAAACCCCAGGCAGGGGCTGGGGGGAGAGTCGGGGCTCCGGTCCCGCGGGCCGCCGGCAACGAGGAGGCGGCAGCGTGGCGGCCGGGGCGAAGTCACCGGCCGCGGCAGTAGGTCCCGTCCCGGAGCGGAGGACGAGCGCGCCGGTGGGGGCGGTCGGTTGCCCTCCGGCCCCATCTCCGGGGATCTCGCCTTGCGCGCCGTGAGCCTGCCTTCTGCGGCtgctgcggcgggcggcggccgagAAGCGGAACGGCCCACGGGCAGGGGGCGAAGGTGGGGCCAGGCCTGGCGGTCCAGTCAACTTTGTGCACGCCTCGCCTGTCAGAGTCATCCTACGCTCAAGTCAAAGCGTAGCCGGAGTCAAAGAAGGTGAAAAATGCTTGGAGAAAATAATCGGCTACAAATATTCCTTCCTTAGAAGGCTTATCCTTTCCTTTTAGGGCATGTCCGAAGCTGTGCTGCCGTTTGTCTGAATTTTCTGGCTAAATCGCCATTAAACTTGTAAGATTTGAAGGCAGTTGGACTTATGCAAGATACTGTACGTGTCTGACAACACGGTCTCACCCAAACTCATCGCCGCACGTCCCGCTTTTGGACATTCGCCGCACACTCATGTCGATCGGCCACTTCATAGCGGACGCGGCTGGACGATGTCGTCCCGACGACGTGACCGGACGGGAGGGGGTTGCTGCTTCAATGTGGACGCGGCGACCGAGAAGCCTACTCGGACCGCTGCGTCACGTTGAAGTGGCGTCGGTCCGCCTACCTAGGCTATTTAAGCAGGGCCCGGCGTTGGATAAAACGTGTCTCCTCTCATGCCCGCACCCCTGTAACCTTGAACCTCTCCTCTACGCTCACCGTTGTCCCCGCCCCTCTCCTCACCTCAACAATGGGCAAGTCCAGTCAGCGCGGCTAGTTCTCGACGTTGGCGGGTGGATCTGTCTCTCCCTCCGGATAGTGATGTCGCCACCCACGTTCTCCGAGGCGTTCCTCCACCATCACCCCGTTTGACGAAGGAGCAGATCGTGCTCTCCACCGGGGAAGAGGAGGAATAGCAGCACTCGCCCTTCTCGTGGTAGCCGTTGCGATGGATGAGGAGTACCGCGCGCACCTGTAGCTCCTTCTCGAGCGCCGCTCCGTGATTGCGGTCTGGCGTCGCCCCCACCGGCTCTAGACCGAgagccaccatcgccgccgcgtCAAGCAGGAGGCTTCCTCCCTCCCACGACACAATTACGACCTCCAAATCGGATGCCACGTCAAGGAGGAGCCGCCATCCTTGTTGCGCAACACATTCGGCCAAATTGATTGGTCGGTGTCACCATCACACCACCTCTTTGGC
The window above is part of the Triticum aestivum cultivar Chinese Spring chromosome 2A, IWGSC CS RefSeq v2.1, whole genome shotgun sequence genome. Proteins encoded here:
- the LOC123190921 gene encoding flavanone 3-dioxygenase 3, with product MSDDSRTVPQEQLPSDNLHPPPMPVINVGHLNLDPATRARVVEDITKACRDLGYFQIINHGISQSVMDGAVEAASDFFKLPSETKEEFASDDLRRPVRYDTSSKDGISMSRAYLKHYAHPLSEWMQYWPENPPIYRQNTFYKSSCNPELQEYMRNFATEVRRVALQLMEAILEGLGLGKGYQHEKFEQGLQLMSVNCYPKESEGDTAIGLAPHSDYGFLTILFTSCRGLEVVDRNSNSWKVVQPLPHALHVHVGDHMEVLSNGKIKTVVHRAVLNPEEARISMASINGFAMHEKVSSARELVNEQNPEKYNASSFNDFLDYLTSNLDNKHRNFLESLRMQGA